The DNA sequence ctctctctctccacgaTGCAATTCACTGAGGCTCCACCACAATCCTTACACCAAATGACTCCATTTTCCAATCCCACCATGAACAAAAGCCAATTTCATAGAACTCGGCCATGGCCTGGATTTCCCACATCAAAGTCCTTGGGGAGTTTCGGTGATGCCAATTGCATGGAGCAACTACTAGTACACTGCGCCAATGCAATTGAAAGCAACGATGCCACTCTAGCCCAACAAATCCTATGGGTCTTAAACAACATAGCAACCCCAGATGGGGACTCAAATCAGCGCCTTACTTGCGGCTTCCTCCGAGCTCTTATTGCACGCGCAGCCAAAACTGGAAGTTGCAAAATGCTGGCAGCCATGGCCAACGCTCATAGCAATATTGCTATAGACACGCACAAGTTCTCAATCATTGAGCTTGCTAGCTTTGTGGACTTGACCCCTTGGCATCGGTTTGGATTCACAGCAGCCAACGCAGCAATTTTAGAAGCCGTTGAAGGGTACTCAATCATTCATATCGTTGATTTAAGCTTGACGCATTGCATGCAGATTCCTACACTGATTGATGCTATAGCTAATCGTCACGAGGTCCCTCCTCTAGTCAAGCTCACCGTAGCTACATCCATGGAAGACGTCCCACCAAAGCTCGACCTTTCGTATGAGGAATTGGGCTCAAAGTTGGTTAATTTCGCAAGGTCCAAGAATGTTATGATGGAGTTTAGAGTGAGTCCTTCAAGTTACAAAGACGGTTTTGCCACCTTGATCGAACAACTTCGGGTTCAACATTTAGTATACCCCGAAAGCGGTGAGGCACTAGTTATTAACTGCCAAATGATGCTTCATTACATCCCAGAAGAAACCGTTAACGTTGCAATTCCTAGTGCAAACTCTAACCCTTATGATTTTGAATGTTCCTCCACCACTTCCTCTTTTCGGACAATGTTTCTCAAATCGCTTCGGAGTTTAGACCCAACCATTGTAGTTCTAGTAGACGAAGATGCGGATTTGACATCAAATGATGTGGTGTCTAGGCTAAGGTCAGCGTTTAATTATCTATGGATACCATATGATACTATGGATACATTTCTTCCTACGGGAAGTAAGCAGAGACAGTGGTACGAAGCAAATATTTGCTGGAAGATTGAGAATGTGATAGCAAATGAGGGTTTTCACAGGGTTGAGCGGCCTGAAACTAGAAGCCAGTGGGTGCAACGAATGAGAAATGCCGATTTTCGTGGCATCTCTTTTGGGGAGGATGCAGTGTCGGAGGTAAAAACCATGCTAGACGAGCATGCAGCCGGGTGGGgattgaagaaggaagaagacaaTCTTGTTCTTACATGGAAAGGACATAATGTTGTGTTTGCCACTGCTTGGTTGCCTGCAGCTTGAAGACTTGCTTTCATCATGTTTTTAATCttaatcttcttctttcttctttaaattAGCTTCTAAATCTTAATCTAGTACACCTAATTTTAGGAGTAGATGAGAGCTAGCTCATTGTGATCATGAAGGTTTTTGTCATCTATTTGATACGGTTTCTTGAAGCTATATTAATAACCCAGCaacctagctaattaattaaagaagtcGATCTCCGGCCATAGATCTCTAATCTTTTTGGTTCCTGTACATGATTTTGCTCGTTCTTACGAAATTCGCAAAATCTTAGAGATCGAAGGAGCATGCATGGCCGCGTACTGTAATTGCTCAGACCTTTTTGTTTCAAGACATTTTGGTGCATGTAAATGATCAGCTGCATGTGGTAAGAACATTAatattctagctagctagccagccaattttactcttttaagtCACGCGCTAATTATTTATAAGCTAGCAGACTGTGGTGTGTATCATGTGCCAATCTTATCAATCATGATATATCATGTgtcatcatcatgatcagacTCATCATTATCTAAACTGCATCCTGCATAACCCCTTAATTCATGATAAATTAAACTCACtcccttaattaattaattagtctgcatcattgaattaaattaaacatatatagccaaaaattatatatatatatatattgcaagcACTCCATTAAAACAACAGCTTCTTAATCGTttgttacatgcatgcatgatcatgagtAGTTCCTAGTTATTTCAGTTTCctaatttctttgttgtttttccttttctaatatTGAGCATCATATATGCATCATCATGTATTGGTAGCTACACGTTTAGATTGATCAGATTCATCCTGATCACTTTGATATATATGCAGGAATATATATTGAGCGAGCGAGgtaatattattaattggagctttttattgattctattttgagcaagttttaattaattggcATGCTTTTAGCGGCCGCCCGGTGACATGAGGGTGAGCTCCTTTTAGATCTCTAATGGCTAGCTCCGATCCTTTtatttctgtttgttttgtttttggctaGCAATGCTTGCCAGTTGGCTTGAATAAGTTTCTGCCGGAATCTCTGCTCAGGACCAAATTAATCcattccatttattttttattttttaattcctttGTGGTGAATTACCGGTGGATTATCATGGATCGAGGTTGCCGGACGTAGAAATAAGACTTTTAAAACCCCCAAGTTTCTTCGTCGCACGTGGTCGGCTTATAATAAGACAGATCGTACAAAGAATCTTGGACTCTAACTTCTCTAATGGTTCCAAAAATGATTAGGTGTTTGCAATGTATATGTAAATCATTGGCACGAGGGTCTCGGCCCATGCATGCTCACATTTTAAgacatttctaattaattaagttataaatcGGGACATGGCCGGATTGGGATCGagcgaatatatatatatataatatttacaaggATTTATTAAGTACAAACAGTTTAATGCgttaaattatatatctatacttatataacttttttaataaaaaaaattatactttatatttaatattaatataccaTTTGATGcgaaattttttacatttttctataGAGTAATCCTATACTTACAGAAGATTTCTCAAGAGTTGATGCTTCGaaatgtgtattttatttttttattttttttatatatttttttaaccatcGTAAATATTTATTACACCGAGACATTTAACATTTCTGTTTTCTATATCTGATCATCTGTACTCCTTCAATAATTTAACCCTAGTAGTCACTTCTTCGGGTCCACCATCTTTTCATGAAATAGAATTCGGGAAGCCCCTGTCGGCCTCTTTGTTTTACTTGCACTCGCTCGTCTCCGACAAGGCAATTAATCAACACTTTAAAGTACC is a window from the Juglans regia cultivar Chandler chromosome 7, Walnut 2.0, whole genome shotgun sequence genome containing:
- the LOC108982343 gene encoding scarecrow-like protein 32; amino-acid sequence: MQFTEAPPQSLHQMTPFSNPTMNKSQFHRTRPWPGFPTSKSLGSFGDANCMEQLLVHCANAIESNDATLAQQILWVLNNIATPDGDSNQRLTCGFLRALIARAAKTGSCKMLAAMANAHSNIAIDTHKFSIIELASFVDLTPWHRFGFTAANAAILEAVEGYSIIHIVDLSLTHCMQIPTLIDAIANRHEVPPLVKLTVATSMEDVPPKLDLSYEELGSKLVNFARSKNVMMEFRVSPSSYKDGFATLIEQLRVQHLVYPESGEALVINCQMMLHYIPEETVNVAIPSANSNPYDFECSSTTSSFRTMFLKSLRSLDPTIVVLVDEDADLTSNDVVSRLRSAFNYLWIPYDTMDTFLPTGSKQRQWYEANICWKIENVIANEGFHRVERPETRSQWVQRMRNADFRGISFGEDAVSEVKTMLDEHAAGWGLKKEEDNLVLTWKGHNVVFATAWLPAA